In Oncorhynchus gorbuscha isolate QuinsamMale2020 ecotype Even-year linkage group LG02, OgorEven_v1.0, whole genome shotgun sequence, a single genomic region encodes these proteins:
- the LOC124003437 gene encoding fatty acyl-CoA reductase 1-like, whose product MVTIPEYYEGKNVLITGATGFMGKVLLEKLLRSCPGIKAVYVLVRHKAGHAPQARIADMINCKLFDRVRDEQPDFAEKIVAVNSDLTLPELDLSTEDQETLADCINIVFHCAATIRFNEPLKDAMQLNVLATQKMVALAHRMKHLEVFLHVSTAYANCDRTLIEEVVYPPPVDYKKLIDSLEWMDEKLVSAMTPGLIGKRPNTYTYTKAMAEYLVQQECGNLNVAIIRPSIVGASWKEPFPGWIDNFNGPSGIFIAAGKGILRTMRASNNAVADLVPVDVVINTTLAAAWYSGSQRHTRPKSILVYNCTTGGINPFHWGEVEYCINMTFKTNPLEQAFRRPNVNLRSNPFTNQYWTTVSHTLPALLYDVYLRATGQKPRMMKTITRLHKAMMVLEYFTSHSWVWNTDNVTMLMNQMGTDDKRMFNFDVRQLNWAEYMENYCMGTKKYVLNEAESGLPAARKHLNKLRNIRYTFNTVLVVFIWRVFIARSQMGRNIWYFVVSLCFKFLSYFRASSTMKY is encoded by the exons ATGGTGACCATTCCGGAATACTATGAGGGGAAGAATGTGCTTATCACAGGGGCGACAGGCTTCATGGGAAAGGTCCTGCTGGAGAAGCTGCTGCGGTCTTGCCCTGGAATCAAAGCCGTGTATGTTCTGGTCCGGCACAAAGCAGGGCACGCTCCCCAGGCCCGCATCGCTGACATGATCAACTGCAAG CTTTTTGACAGGGTACGAGATGAGCAGCCAGACTTTGCTGAAAAGATAGTGGCTGTTAACAGTGACCTCACCCTGCCAGAGCTGGACCTGAGCACAGAGGACCAGGAAACGCTTGCTGACTGCATCAACATAGTCTTCCACTGTGCTGCAACCATCAGATTCAACGAGCCTCTCAA AGATGCTATGCAGCTGAATGTTCTAGCCACCCAGAAGATGGTGGCTCTGGCCCACAGAATGAAGCACTTGGAGGTGTTTCTTCACGTGTCCACAGCCTATGCCAACTGTGACCGGACGCTCATTGAGGAAGTGGTTTATCCACCTCCTGTTGACTACAAGAAGCTCATCGACAGCCTGGA GTGGATGGATGAGAAACTGGTCTCAGCGATGACCCCAGGGCTGATTGGAAAAAGGCCCAACACGTACACCTACACCAAGGCCATGGCTGAGTACCTGGTCCAGCAGGAGTGTGGAAACCTCAACGTGGCCATCATCAGGCCCTCTATAGTAGGGGCCAGTTGGAAAGAGCCATTCCCA GGCTGGATTGATAATTTCAATGGACCTAGTGGAATATTCATTGCA GCAGGAAAGGGGATCCTGCGCACCATGAGAGCATCCAACAACGCAGTGGCTGACCTGGTGCCTGTGGATGTGGTCATCAATACCACACTGGCTGCCGCCTGGTACTCTGGCTCCCAGAGACACACCAG GCCTAAGAGTATATTGGTGTACAATTGCACGACAGGTGGCATCAACCCGTTCCACTGGGGTGAAGTTG AGTACTGTATAAACATGACCTTCAAGACCAACCCCTTAGAGCAGGCTTTCAGGCGCCCCAATGTTAACCTGCGGTCCAACCCCTTTACCAATCAGTACTGGACCACAGTGAGTCACACTCTACCCGCCCTGCTGTATGACGTGTATCTCAGGGCCACGGGTCAGAAGCcccg GATGATGAAGACCATCACACGGCTGCACAAGGCCATGATGGTGCTGGAGTACTTCACCAGTCACTCGTGGGTGTGGAACACGGACAACGTCACCATGCTGATGAATCAGATGGGCACTGATGACAAGAGG ATGTTCAACTTTGACGTGCGACAACTCAACTGGGCAGAGTACATGGAGAACTACTGCATGGGTACAAAGAAGTATGTCCTGAACGAGGCTGAGTCAGGTCTGCCAGCCGCACGCAAACACCTCAACAA GTTGAGGAACATCCGCTATACGTTCAACACTGTCCTGGTCGTGTTCATCTGGCGAGTGTTCATCGCGCGGTCCCAGATGGGCAGGAACATCTGGTACTTTGTCGTCAGCCTCTGTTTCAAGTTCCTGTCCTACTTCCGAGCGTCCAGCACCATGAAATACTGA